The genome window GTAGAAGATTCGGGTGCTTCCTAAGAAGGCTCTCGGGAACGTCGAAATCCTGACCTTCCTGAATCGCGTCGCAGTGTTTCTCCAGGAACTCCAGAAGCTCTGGATCGAAGTTCGAATCAGAATCCGACGACTCAGCTCCACGATCTGTCATGCTTCACTCTGGTTTTCTGCGAGTATCTCTTGAAGCTTACTCAGAGCCCGCATCCACAGCATTTGCACGGCTCCGCGACTGCGTCCCATTCTCTCAGATACCTCTTCAAACGAAAGTCGCTGCAAATTTCGCAGTTGAATCACTTCCCGATAATTTTCCGGCAGCCTCGAAATGGCGTTGGCCAACTCAAACTCCTGCTCATGCTCCATCAGAATTTGACTCGGCGAATCGAGACGAGCTGCCAACTCTCGAAAAGGAGCGGAAGCATCAGGAGATTGTGGCTGCATTCGCACCTCCTTCTGCACATCACGTTTGCCAGCCCGAAATCGTCGGATGAAGTCATGCGTATTGTGAGCGAGAATTTGCTTCAGCCACGCCAGCCACTCCCCTTCTGATTTCCCCTCGAAATTTTGAAATCCTCGATGAGCTTCGAGAAGTGTCTGCTGGACGAGATCGGAAGAATCGACCTTGGCCTTCATCCACGTTTCAACATTGGTCCGAGCAATAACATTAATGTAGTTCCGACAGCACTCAAAAAGTTCGTCGCGGGCACGTTCGTCTCCATTCTTCGCATCTTCCAGAAGCACGGCGATGCGTGAACTCTCTTTCGACTCGCTCATTTTGGCCTCTACTTCACCACTCAGACGCTCAAACGCAGCCTCGACAGACTGCTCGTGCTCAAAAATTTCGTTGGCACAATCTGACCTAAGAATCCGCGAAATGCCTGGCATCACGTCCGAAACGAACCGGCGGAACGACTCTGTCTCGACACCTGACCATTGAACAGACTGGAATATTCCGTCAGTTCAGAATATCCGATTCAGGGAATCAGAGTAAAATCGCTCGTCAGAATATCTGAATGCAAGTTTCGAGCGAAACTCTCCTCATTCCGATATTCGCAACGACAGTTTTCCGAAAACGGATCGGAACAATTCGCAAAATCGGCACAAAGGGTCTCTTTTACGAGTTCCGCAGCGGAATCGAAGTCTCCGAACAAGGAACGTCTGCGTGTCGAAGCAAATGATCCCAAAGTGTAGATGCCTGACTTTGAATATTCCCGCAATCTTGGCCAGAGATTGCATTATTGAAAGTTTTGATTCTCCCCTCATTGTCTCGCTGAAACGGAAAGCGGATCAGAATGCAACGTGACACCTTTGCCGGGATCGACAATATCCTCTTGAGTTTGGGCCTCGACGAAAGCGGCAGCTTCGCAGACTCGCCGAGCGGCGACTCCGAAGAAACGTCATCAGGAGATTCTCAATCAACTCAGAGCGCTGTCTCAGAGCAGACGAAGACAGCCTCTCCCGACCAACACGCCGCGAGTCCTGAATCCGAGAGCGGAGAAGCCGAGCCAGGGAAGCCGGTCATCGGTGACATCACGCGCGACAACTACGATCAGGCCCGCGCACATCTTGCCAAAATCGAAGCAGCCCGAAGACTCGCGAAGGCGAATGAAAAACCGCAGTCAGATTCCCCGCCAAACAAATATCCCAGCTTGCGAGGCGCAAGCGAGTTCAGCCCCAAAGCTCCCGATTCACTCGAACAAGCCGGTTTGAATCTCAGCGACGTGATGAACCTGATCATCAAATACCTCGCCAGCCGAGGTGTTGAGACCGGGTACAAAATCGCTCTGCAGATCGGACTCAATTTCGGACTCGTCGAAGCCATCCTCCGGCAGCTCAAAATCGAACGACTCGCCGCTTACAAAAACGCGATCGCCGGTGGCGACTACCTCTACGAACTCACCGACCTCGGCCGCGAGCGGGCACGCATCCTCTCCGACCAGACCACCTACTTCGGAACAGCCCCCGTTCCGCTCGAACAGTACATCGCCAGCGTACATGCCCAGTCACTTGAAGGTCGAAAACCCTCGCTGAATGCAATTCGCCGAGCCTTCTCTGATCTCGACATCAGTGATCGCATGATCTCGAACATCGGGCAAGCGATTCACTCGGGACGCGGAATGTTCCTCTACGGCCCTCCCGGAAACGGAAAAACGAGCATGGCCGAACGTGTCACGAAGTCCTTCGGTGACACCATCTGGATTCCACGAGCGATCATCGCCAGCGGCGAAATTCTCCGCCTCTACGATCCGAACCGACATCGAGAAGTTCCCATCTCCGATGACGCCGAACTAAAAGTCGACGGACGCTGGGTTCGTATCGAACGGCCGACCATTGTCGCTGGGGGTGAACTCCAGATGGACAACCTCGAAATCACCTACATCCGCAAAACGGGCGTCGGAGAAGCTCCG of Thalassoglobus sp. JC818 contains these proteins:
- a CDS encoding AAA family ATPase, yielding MQRDTFAGIDNILLSLGLDESGSFADSPSGDSEETSSGDSQSTQSAVSEQTKTASPDQHAASPESESGEAEPGKPVIGDITRDNYDQARAHLAKIEAARRLAKANEKPQSDSPPNKYPSLRGASEFSPKAPDSLEQAGLNLSDVMNLIIKYLASRGVETGYKIALQIGLNFGLVEAILRQLKIERLAAYKNAIAGGDYLYELTDLGRERARILSDQTTYFGTAPVPLEQYIASVHAQSLEGRKPSLNAIRRAFSDLDISDRMISNIGQAIHSGRGMFLYGPPGNGKTSMAERVTKSFGDTIWIPRAIIASGEILRLYDPNRHREVPISDDAELKVDGRWVRIERPTIVAGGELQMDNLEITYIRKTGVGEAPLQMKANCGTLLIDDFGRQRMSTDELLNRWIVPLEQRHDYLHLESGRTIQVPFDQLIIFSSNLEPRDLVDDAFLRRIPYKIEVKDATEDEFRALFCKQATQQKFSYTNEVIDYMIIEHYVQANRPFRFCHPRDLLRQILNRCSLHNLPREITKDSIDQAVENYFSIM
- a CDS encoding sigma-70 family RNA polymerase sigma factor, producing the protein MSESKESSRIAVLLEDAKNGDERARDELFECCRNYINVIARTNVETWMKAKVDSSDLVQQTLLEAHRGFQNFEGKSEGEWLAWLKQILAHNTHDFIRRFRAGKRDVQKEVRMQPQSPDASAPFRELAARLDSPSQILMEHEQEFELANAISRLPENYREVIQLRNLQRLSFEEVSERMGRSRGAVQMLWMRALSKLQEILAENQSEA